The following coding sequences lie in one Spinacia oleracea cultivar Varoflay chromosome 1, BTI_SOV_V1, whole genome shotgun sequence genomic window:
- the LOC110794832 gene encoding L10-interacting MYB domain-containing protein-like yields the protein MADSNQDFADDETLKIDGVEVLWTERLESYFVYIMAEEVAKGNMQSATFANAAWRGIAEALRQRTGKEYTYLQLKNKYHNLRARWSDFSNLLREKDIAYDSITGEVVARDDIWRKLATKYRRAKSFRKKGLKDYDKLCVIFGHAEIQSIRGDSSEGDVDTCRVKKAEKLRTLENPCKDIMVEKFNASKKQKLGKKYSFTPSLDSVADSGDGCGYQSGQIQDVVRCMEALNSLEGIDGASYVKVTRYIHDDPLWRKMFLCMPDERKKDWVLNI from the exons ATGGCAGACTCAAACCAGGATTTTGCTGACGATGAAACACTGAAAATTGATGGAGTAGAAGTCCTTTGGACTGAAAGGCTTGAATCTTATTTTGTTTACATAATGGCAGAAGAAGTAGCAAAGGGAAACATGCAATCAGCTACCTTTGCCAATGCAGCATGGAGAGGTATTGCAGAGGCTCTGAGACAAAGAACAGGGAAGGAGTACACATATTTGCAGTTGAAGAATAAATATCATAACTTAAGGGCTCGATGGAGTGACTTCAGTAACCTGTTACGGGAGAAGGACATTGCTTACGACTCGATAACTGGAGAAGTAGTTGCGAGAGACGATATATGGAGAAAATTGGCCACG AAATATAGGCGAGCAAAAAGCTTCAGAAAGAAAGGATTGAAAGATTATGACAAACTGTGCGTGATATTTGGTCATGCAGAAATCCAATCCATTAGGGGAGATTCCAGTGAAGGAGATGTAGATACTTGTAGAGTCAAGAAAGCTGAGAAACTTCGAACTCTAGAGAACCCATGTAAAGATATAATGGTAGAAAAGTTTAATGCTTCAAAGAAGCAAAAGTTGGGGAAGAAGTATAGCTTTACACCTTCGTTGGATTCAGTTGCTGATAGTGGTGATGGTTGTGGATACCAATCTGGGCAAATCCAGGATGTTGTTAGATGTATGGAGGCGCTGAATTCGCTAGAAGGAATAGATGGAGCATCGTATGTTAAGGTAACGAGATATATTCATGATGATCCCCTTTGGCGAAAGATGTTTCTTTGTATGCCAGATGAAAGGAAGAAAGACTGGGTGCTCAACATTTGA